A single window of Methanoregula sp. DNA harbors:
- a CDS encoding PAS domain S-box protein produces the protein MKNISWWKLFWLYMIVLFTCEIIVVTFFSLSSGILEIFPYLYILPIVLLARLHPRFAIYFTIVLGWIYLGLVYFYGPHDIRLFATSVAWFYIFVTIGVVISSMADSLKQDKIFREIFTNSQAGIFTFDLETGLIKEINKRAAHLFGYEPDELHNTSISKIWPDAQEREGFISRLKSEHQITDTEIVFSRKDEKILWALFTASIGTESLVVCSVLDITERKRMKDIIDESEIRYRTLFDSASDAIFIHDLDGRIFEANQIACDRLGYTREEIVTLTFKDLDDLAYSHMQANLIKNIHDPVTTIFETVHRSRDGRLIPIEVSSRSIQYRGGSAIMSMVRDITDRKQAEVAVMESEKRYRMVGELIPYGVWMCDSQGSFTFLSDSFLDLLGLTLPECSSFGWVQRIPPADRERTISDWKQCVQTGCIWDYEYRIIDRAGKEQFILSRGSPLYDEQGRVISWVGIHLDITERRRYANRLEASLREKEVIIKEVHHRVKNNMQVISGFLQLQSNYINDPVAIEKLNESQRRVKTMSLVHEKLYQSKSLEFINTADYIKSLVSDLMDSYSINTAVDVRVNVDNVSVNLDTAIPCGLIINELMTNSLKYAFKDRSAGTISLDLHLGTDHKFTLIVADDGAGLPADYDSRSTATLGMQLVNVLVRQIGGEMKVTSEKGARFEIVFPEKF, from the coding sequence ATGAAAAATATATCATGGTGGAAACTTTTCTGGCTCTACATGATTGTTCTTTTTACATGCGAGATAATCGTCGTAACATTTTTTTCTTTGTCCAGCGGAATTTTGGAGATTTTTCCTTACTTGTATATTCTCCCAATTGTCCTGCTTGCACGGCTTCACCCGCGTTTTGCCATATATTTCACGATCGTTCTGGGATGGATTTACCTTGGGCTTGTGTATTTTTACGGCCCTCACGATATCAGGTTGTTTGCCACCAGTGTCGCATGGTTCTATATCTTTGTCACAATTGGTGTTGTCATCTCCTCCATGGCAGACAGCCTCAAGCAAGATAAAATATTCCGTGAGATCTTTACAAATTCACAGGCAGGAATATTCACCTTTGATCTGGAAACCGGTCTGATCAAGGAGATCAACAAGAGAGCCGCACATCTGTTTGGGTATGAACCCGATGAACTACATAATACATCAATCTCGAAGATCTGGCCCGATGCTCAGGAGCGCGAAGGGTTCATCTCACGGTTAAAATCAGAGCACCAGATCACTGATACCGAAATAGTATTCTCCCGAAAAGATGAAAAAATCCTCTGGGCGCTGTTTACTGCATCCATTGGCACCGAGTCCCTCGTGGTCTGTTCTGTTCTCGATATTACAGAACGGAAACGGATGAAGGATATCATCGATGAATCGGAAATACGGTACCGGACCCTGTTTGATTCCGCAAGTGATGCAATTTTCATCCATGACCTTGACGGCAGAATTTTTGAGGCAAACCAGATTGCATGTGACAGATTGGGGTATACCCGCGAAGAAATTGTTACATTAACATTTAAAGATCTTGACGATTTGGCATATTCCCATATGCAGGCAAACCTGATCAAGAACATTCACGACCCTGTCACCACGATTTTTGAGACTGTTCACCGGAGCAGGGATGGTCGCCTGATCCCAATTGAAGTGAGCAGCCGCTCTATCCAGTACCGGGGCGGTAGTGCCATTATGAGTATGGTACGGGATATCACTGACCGTAAACAGGCAGAGGTTGCAGTCATGGAGAGTGAGAAACGATATCGCATGGTAGGTGAACTAATCCCCTATGGAGTCTGGATGTGTGATTCCCAGGGCAGTTTCACATTCCTTTCTGATTCATTCCTTGACCTGCTTGGGCTTACTCTTCCCGAGTGCAGCTCATTTGGATGGGTGCAACGTATTCCCCCGGCTGATCGGGAGCGCACAATATCAGACTGGAAGCAGTGTGTGCAGACCGGTTGTATCTGGGATTACGAATACCGCATAATCGATCGTGCCGGAAAGGAACAATTTATCCTTTCACGCGGTTCCCCCCTTTATGATGAACAAGGACGGGTAATCTCATGGGTCGGTATCCACCTCGACATCACTGAACGGAGGAGATATGCAAACAGGCTCGAGGCATCACTCCGGGAAAAAGAGGTAATCATTAAAGAGGTCCACCACCGGGTAAAGAACAACATGCAGGTCATCTCCGGTTTCCTCCAGTTGCAATCGAATTATATCAATGACCCGGTTGCCATTGAGAAACTCAACGAGAGCCAGCGTCGTGTGAAAACCATGTCGCTGGTTCATGAGAAACTTTACCAGTCCAAGAGCCTTGAGTTCATCAATACAGCTGATTATATCAAAAGTCTTGTTTCTGACCTCATGGATTCGTATTCCATCAATACGGCCGTCGATGTCAGGGTGAATGTCGATAATGTCAGTGTCAACCTTGATACAGCTATCCCCTGCGGTCTGATTATCAATGAGCTGATGACAAACTCTCTCAAATACGCCTTCAAAGACAGATCTGCAGGTACGATCTCGCTGGATCTGCACCTCGGCACTGACCACAAGTTTACGCTCATAGTTGCAGATGACGGTGCGGGATTGCCCGCAGATTATGACTCCAGGAGTACGGCAACCCTGGGAATGCAGCTTGTCAATGTCCTTGTGCGTCAGATTGGAGGAGAGATGAAGGTTACAAGTGAGAAGGGGGCACGGTTTGAGATTGTGTTTCCGGAGAAATTCTGA
- a CDS encoding response regulator, with protein MPKILVVDDNPDLVELFDIVLTRKGHIVTKAGGGSQCLEILKTSIPDLILLDIMMEPMDGWETLKRIKNNARTKPVPVIMLTGKPPTWDEILSHMDDIEDYTIKPVTMEGLTSMVRNFFRDQESIALELAKAESAGADASFLEEYRNLKRSITSGKTMQKIIGHQKDTIDKVLAEKDERLRFLQNKYHVSEPAS; from the coding sequence ATGCCCAAAATCCTCGTTGTGGACGACAACCCTGACCTTGTCGAACTATTTGATATTGTCCTCACCCGCAAGGGTCATATAGTGACGAAGGCCGGGGGAGGCTCGCAATGCCTTGAAATTTTAAAAACATCAATTCCGGACCTCATACTACTCGATATCATGATGGAACCGATGGATGGGTGGGAAACTTTAAAACGGATCAAAAACAATGCCCGGACAAAACCTGTTCCGGTTATCATGCTCACCGGAAAACCACCCACATGGGATGAGATACTCTCACATATGGACGATATCGAGGACTATACCATTAAACCCGTGACTATGGAAGGTCTGACATCCATGGTCCGGAATTTTTTCCGGGACCAGGAATCGATAGCCCTCGAACTCGCAAAAGCTGAATCTGCCGGTGCCGATGCATCGTTTCTTGAAGAATACCGGAACCTGAAGCGTTCAATCACTTCCGGGAAAACCATGCAGAAGATCATTGGTCACCAGAAAGATACAATCGATAAAGTGCTTGCAGAAAAGGATGAACGGTTACGCTTCCTGCAAAACAAGTACCACGTCAGCGAACCCGCATCGTAA
- a CDS encoding bifunctional precorrin-2 dehydrogenase/sirohydrochlorin ferrochelatase: MIPLFVDLRAKHVVIFGGGEVAGRKAAYFAHEADVAVFSRSFSKKIAALPVKRKNIDVADASDKELGDIVKGADICIAALSDTGQNNRIGRICRQKKILFNNADGESGDIIIPSVIRGKQYQIAISTDGKSPAVTRFIREDLETRWANLDAMIKLQEQLRKRLKKIEPSQNRRSEILKEVLDDHDVWDALSRSKKEAEQLVNRRYLNE, from the coding sequence ATGATCCCTCTCTTTGTCGATCTCAGGGCAAAACATGTCGTGATCTTTGGAGGGGGCGAGGTTGCCGGCCGCAAAGCAGCTTATTTTGCGCATGAAGCAGATGTGGCCGTATTCAGCAGGTCATTTTCAAAAAAGATTGCCGCACTTCCGGTTAAACGCAAGAACATTGATGTGGCAGATGCGTCCGATAAAGAACTCGGTGATATCGTAAAGGGTGCCGATATCTGCATTGCAGCGCTTTCCGATACTGGACAGAACAACAGGATCGGCAGGATCTGCAGGCAAAAAAAAATATTGTTCAACAACGCGGATGGAGAATCCGGGGACATCATTATCCCTTCGGTAATCAGGGGCAAACAGTACCAGATTGCCATAAGTACCGACGGGAAAAGCCCGGCCGTCACCCGGTTTATCCGGGAAGACCTTGAAACACGATGGGCAAATCTGGATGCGATGATTAAATTGCAGGAGCAACTAAGGAAAAGACTGAAAAAAATCGAGCCTTCCCAAAACCGACGCAGTGAAATCCTCAAGGAAGTGCTGGACGATCATGATGTGTGGGACGCACTTTCGCGATCGAAGAAAGAGGCCGAACAGCTCGTGAACCGGAGATACCTCAATGAATGA
- a CDS encoding response regulator — protein MQPKKILIVEDEGVVALSLQAVLNKMGYMVVGIAITGNEAIRMTTELRPDVILMDIHIKGDKDGIQTTEKINEVSDVPVIYLTAYADDETVNRALKTRSHSYLVKPYNPRELYSNIEFAIYKRRLKDRIGTYRENLELLLTKVPDTGIIIDMNSKVVYLNSVAETLTGWKSDELIGRNVFDILNISVSQVDDIIDDTLSRMLSLGAINYLPPVATIQTKGGKTRRVDLKTGLVKDDSGEHKFIVLLLKEHAAGNVDQISLKK, from the coding sequence ATGCAGCCAAAAAAAATACTGATTGTCGAGGATGAGGGTGTTGTCGCACTTTCATTGCAGGCAGTACTGAACAAGATGGGGTATATGGTTGTGGGTATTGCCATCACCGGCAATGAAGCGATCAGGATGACAACCGAGCTGCGTCCTGATGTTATCCTCATGGATATTCATATCAAGGGGGATAAGGACGGTATCCAGACAACTGAGAAGATCAATGAAGTTTCCGATGTCCCGGTCATTTACCTAACCGCGTATGCCGATGACGAAACCGTAAACCGGGCATTAAAGACCCGGTCCCACAGTTATCTTGTAAAACCCTACAATCCCCGTGAACTCTATTCCAATATTGAGTTTGCAATTTACAAGCGGCGGTTAAAAGACCGGATCGGAACATACAGGGAAAATCTCGAACTGCTGCTCACCAAGGTTCCTGATACCGGGATTATCATTGATATGAATAGTAAAGTTGTGTACCTCAACTCGGTTGCAGAAACGCTGACCGGATGGAAAAGCGATGAGCTCATCGGGAGGAACGTTTTTGATATCTTAAATATCAGTGTTTCCCAGGTGGACGATATCATTGATGACACCCTTTCCCGGATGCTCTCACTTGGCGCTATAAACTACCTTCCTCCCGTTGCCACTATCCAGACCAAAGGAGGAAAGACACGGAGGGTTGACCTGAAAACGGGACTTGTCAAAGACGACTCCGGTGAACATAAATTCATCGTTCTCCTGTTAAAGGAACATGCGGCGGGTAACGTGGATCAGATATCCTTAAAAAAATAA
- the hemA gene encoding glutamyl-tRNA reductase — protein sequence MNDFLKAPIAVAGISHHTANVTALEEFRFPDERGFLTMAADRFKGVAILQTCNRVEVLVEGEAVALSDFLEEHNRSGFFALEGVEAIRHLLLLASGIDSMIVGEDQIIGQLKKMLADAQEAKTISSLLELCINKAVHVGIEVRRRTEINRGAVSVGSAAVLLAESQIGSLEGKHILVVGSGEMGLLVAQALAAKHLTAMYVANRTFGRAKILAEKIGGKAVRFRELYHYISLSDVVISCTSAPHPVIHCEQLKEAMKERCWPVEGHPRPLILIDIAQPRDVEPGAENIDGVRLFSIDNLRVINEQTMSNRKAEAERARQFIDDELSIFLRQLNRKTADDILAALHTWAKAVRTRERDKAVARLGTSDERIAEVIDDLTHVLSKKLLTDATFAIRASAEAGDLEAAEALLKAITHGERFSCKRPAPEKRHK from the coding sequence ATGAATGACTTTTTGAAGGCGCCAATTGCAGTTGCCGGGATCAGCCACCATACCGCAAATGTGACGGCACTTGAGGAATTCCGGTTTCCTGATGAGCGCGGTTTTCTCACAATGGCCGCAGACCGGTTCAAGGGAGTGGCCATCCTCCAGACCTGCAACCGCGTGGAAGTGCTTGTCGAAGGCGAAGCGGTAGCGCTCTCAGACTTTCTGGAGGAGCACAACCGGTCCGGGTTCTTTGCACTGGAAGGAGTCGAGGCAATCCGGCACCTCCTGCTGCTTGCATCCGGCATAGACTCGATGATTGTGGGCGAAGACCAGATCATCGGACAGTTAAAAAAAATGCTTGCAGATGCACAGGAGGCAAAGACCATCAGCAGCCTCCTTGAACTCTGCATCAACAAAGCGGTGCATGTCGGGATTGAAGTCCGCAGGCGCACCGAGATCAACCGTGGGGCCGTTTCGGTCGGATCGGCAGCGGTCCTGCTCGCCGAATCCCAGATCGGGAGCCTTGAGGGAAAACACATCCTTGTGGTCGGCAGCGGGGAGATGGGCTTATTAGTAGCCCAGGCACTCGCAGCAAAACACCTCACGGCAATGTACGTGGCGAACCGGACATTCGGCCGGGCAAAGATCCTTGCCGAAAAGATCGGGGGAAAGGCAGTCCGGTTCCGCGAACTTTACCATTACATCTCGCTTTCCGATGTAGTCATCTCATGCACTTCTGCACCCCACCCCGTCATCCACTGCGAACAACTAAAAGAAGCCATGAAGGAACGGTGCTGGCCCGTAGAGGGGCATCCCCGCCCGCTCATCCTCATCGACATTGCCCAGCCGCGGGATGTAGAGCCGGGCGCGGAGAATATTGACGGCGTTCGGCTCTTTTCCATTGACAACCTGCGTGTCATCAACGAGCAGACCATGAGTAACCGGAAAGCAGAGGCAGAACGGGCGCGGCAGTTCATTGACGATGAACTCTCCATCTTCCTCCGCCAGCTGAACCGGAAAACCGCCGACGATATCCTTGCTGCACTCCACACGTGGGCAAAAGCGGTCAGGACCCGGGAAAGGGACAAAGCGGTTGCGCGACTGGGGACTTCAGATGAGCGGATCGCAGAGGTTATCGATGATCTCACGCACGTCCTCTCAAAGAAACTGTTAACGGACGCGACATTCGCCATACGCGCAAGTGCCGAGGCAGGAGATCTCGAAGCGGCAGAGGCGCTCCTCAAGGCAATCACCCATGGGGAGCGGTTCTCCTGCAAACGCCCTGCACCAGAGAAACGCCATAAATGA
- a CDS encoding DUF2769 domain-containing protein, which translates to MDKFEEFSKNIAAMDGVRRAVTIAGQKDRCACGVCPTYNECMREKGEVFYCITGRSPVCTFEKKACICPMCPVKFTLGLQKGYYCIRGSEQDQRTSSSPHK; encoded by the coding sequence ATGGACAAGTTTGAGGAATTCTCAAAGAACATTGCGGCGATGGACGGGGTGCGGCGGGCGGTAACAATTGCCGGACAAAAAGATCGCTGTGCGTGCGGCGTTTGCCCGACATATAACGAGTGCATGCGCGAGAAAGGCGAGGTGTTCTATTGCATCACCGGGCGCAGTCCGGTTTGTACGTTCGAGAAAAAGGCATGCATCTGCCCGATGTGCCCGGTGAAATTCACCCTTGGACTACAGAAAGGATACTATTGCATACGGGGATCCGAACAGGATCAGAGGACATCATCATCCCCTCATAAATAA
- a CDS encoding PAS domain S-box protein: protein MEKRSILIVEDERIVGEDMREALLHFGYDVPAIAITGEAAIKEAGEHRPDLILMDIFLAGPMNGIEAAEKIGPLYDIPIIFLTAFADAQIVERAKVTAPYGYILKPYDERELRTSIEIAIYKHALNKKLKESEERYRGFVQNFLGIAFRLNLDFSPVFLHGATTSITGFSEEEFKAQTPSWESIIHTEDARAVREQNQKIRAVSGYSGSRDYRIVRKDGSVRWILELVQTIADASGNPRYIQGARYDITERRQAEELLKKMNEELEKRVRERTESLNQQLQFLQQLIDTIPSPIFYKDPEGFYIGCNNAFESYTGFSRKEIVHKTDAELLPKDLAEISQMKDAFLLKNRGIQVYQAKFLHGDRSIRDVIFKRATFNNPDGTIAGLIGVMLDITERIHAEEALQESEQRFRAVVQDQTELIYRFRTDQTVVFANEAFLTYFNKKAADTIGYIFRPSVHPDDRAKIREHFESLSVENPVASIEHRIIMPDGSERWQHWNNRAFFDRNGLVTEYQSVGRDTTERKEIERIQKETYEQIENNLQQFAVLNDHIRNPLTVIMMLVEMGACSNKDKILKQALEIDRIINLLDRGWLESEKIRTFLKKYYDIGSGNSKK from the coding sequence ATGGAGAAGCGATCGATCCTCATTGTTGAGGATGAACGGATTGTCGGCGAGGATATGCGGGAAGCGCTCCTCCATTTCGGGTATGATGTTCCGGCTATCGCTATTACCGGAGAAGCTGCGATAAAAGAAGCAGGTGAACACCGCCCCGATCTTATCCTGATGGATATTTTCCTTGCAGGACCGATGAACGGTATTGAAGCCGCGGAAAAGATCGGCCCGTTGTATGACATACCTATCATCTTTCTGACAGCTTTTGCCGACGCTCAGATTGTCGAGCGTGCCAAGGTTACGGCACCTTACGGGTACATCCTCAAACCCTATGATGAACGGGAGCTCCGCACTTCGATCGAGATTGCCATCTATAAACACGCCCTGAATAAAAAATTAAAGGAGAGCGAGGAACGGTACCGCGGTTTTGTCCAGAACTTCCTTGGCATTGCATTCCGGCTCAATCTCGATTTCTCCCCTGTATTTTTACATGGGGCAACAACATCCATAACCGGGTTTTCCGAAGAGGAATTCAAGGCGCAAACCCCCTCATGGGAAAGCATCATCCATACTGAAGACGCACGCGCGGTGCGGGAACAGAACCAGAAGATCAGGGCAGTCTCCGGCTATTCAGGTTCACGGGATTACCGGATTGTTCGCAAAGACGGATCAGTACGGTGGATTCTTGAACTTGTCCAGACAATTGCAGATGCTTCGGGCAATCCGCGTTATATTCAGGGCGCGCGGTACGATATCACGGAACGACGCCAGGCAGAAGAGTTATTAAAAAAGATGAATGAGGAACTGGAAAAAAGGGTACGTGAACGGACAGAGTCCCTCAACCAGCAGCTCCAGTTCCTCCAGCAGTTGATCGATACAATCCCCAGCCCGATTTTCTACAAGGATCCCGAGGGCTTCTATATCGGGTGCAACAATGCCTTTGAGTCCTATACCGGTTTTTCCAGAAAAGAGATTGTCCATAAAACAGATGCAGAACTCCTGCCAAAGGATCTGGCCGAAATTTCCCAGATGAAGGATGCATTCCTGTTGAAAAACCGTGGGATCCAGGTTTACCAGGCCAAGTTTTTGCACGGAGACCGGTCCATCCGCGATGTGATCTTCAAACGGGCAACGTTCAATAACCCTGACGGGACTATCGCAGGACTGATCGGTGTTATGCTGGATATTACCGAGCGTATTCATGCAGAAGAAGCCCTGCAGGAAAGTGAGCAGCGGTTCAGGGCAGTTGTCCAGGACCAGACAGAACTGATTTACCGGTTCAGGACTGATCAGACCGTCGTGTTTGCAAATGAGGCATTCCTGACCTATTTCAATAAAAAAGCTGCAGACACCATCGGGTATATTTTCAGGCCATCAGTGCACCCGGATGACCGGGCAAAAATCAGGGAGCATTTTGAGTCCCTCAGCGTCGAAAATCCGGTTGCCTCTATCGAGCACCGTATTATCATGCCGGATGGTTCAGAGCGGTGGCAGCACTGGAACAACCGCGCTTTCTTTGACCGTAACGGTCTTGTTACCGAGTACCAGTCCGTAGGGCGAGACACCACCGAACGCAAGGAGATTGAAAGGATCCAGAAGGAGACCTACGAGCAGATCGAGAACAACCTCCAGCAGTTTGCAGTTCTCAATGACCATATCAGGAATCCCCTGACAGTCATTATGATGCTTGTGGAGATGGGAGCGTGCTCAAATAAAGATAAGATCTTAAAACAGGCGCTTGAAATTGACCGGATCATCAACTTACTGGACCGCGGCTGGCTTGAGTCGGAAAAGATCCGGACGTTTCTTAAAAAATATTATGATATCGGATCGGGAAATTCAAAAAAGTAG
- the hemB gene encoding porphobilinogen synthase yields MFPARRMRRSRSRTVQPMLQQGRLAKTDLIVPIFVDETLSKNKPIASMPGQVRYSPDGISRVAEKLWDAGLRSVLIFGIPEKKDPEASSAYDDKGVVQQAVRRIKKAVPDMAVITDVCACEYTDHGHCGIVGESRYGTDLLNDPSLELMNRIAVSHANAGADIVAPSCMLDGMVGSIRSALDDDGLDEVLIMSYSTKFASAFYGPFREAADSGYSFGDRSTYQIHPANAREAFLESQLDVKEGADILMVKPAGFYLDIVAEIATLGLPVAAYQVSGEYAMIKAAAGRGWINEKEAVMESLTCIRRAGADLIISYFAPDVAGWMDEKQ; encoded by the coding sequence GTGTTTCCTGCACGACGGATGAGAAGGTCAAGGTCTCGGACAGTCCAGCCGATGCTGCAACAGGGCCGGCTTGCAAAAACGGATCTGATCGTCCCCATCTTTGTGGACGAAACGCTGTCCAAAAACAAACCGATAGCCTCGATGCCAGGACAGGTACGGTATTCTCCTGACGGGATCTCCCGTGTCGCAGAGAAACTCTGGGATGCCGGGCTCCGGTCTGTCCTAATATTTGGCATCCCGGAAAAAAAGGATCCGGAAGCAAGCAGCGCGTACGATGACAAAGGGGTTGTCCAGCAGGCTGTCCGCAGGATCAAAAAAGCGGTCCCGGACATGGCTGTCATCACTGATGTCTGCGCCTGTGAATACACAGACCATGGGCACTGCGGGATTGTTGGAGAATCACGGTACGGTACCGACCTGCTCAACGATCCCTCGCTTGAGCTGATGAACCGGATAGCGGTCAGTCATGCAAATGCGGGAGCTGATATCGTTGCCCCCTCGTGCATGCTCGACGGGATGGTAGGCTCGATACGGTCGGCGCTCGACGATGACGGGCTTGACGAGGTGCTGATCATGTCTTACTCGACCAAATTTGCATCTGCTTTCTACGGGCCGTTCCGCGAGGCTGCGGATTCGGGTTACTCTTTTGGAGACCGATCGACCTACCAGATTCATCCGGCAAATGCACGCGAGGCGTTCCTCGAATCCCAGCTTGATGTTAAAGAGGGTGCAGATATCCTTATGGTCAAACCTGCAGGGTTTTACCTTGATATCGTTGCCGAAATCGCAACACTCGGGCTTCCTGTTGCCGCATACCAGGTCAGCGGTGAATACGCGATGATCAAAGCGGCAGCCGGGCGGGGCTGGATAAATGAAAAAGAGGCGGTGATGGAAAGCCTCACATGTATCAGGCGTGCCGGGGCTGACTTGATCATCTCCTATTTTGCTCCGGATGTTGCGGGGTGGATGGATGAAAAGCAGTGA
- a CDS encoding flavodoxin family protein, producing the protein MPAPIVGRKFGIHAIPPITREQCRTIKVLGISGSSRQQPGMSKSERLLLRALEQYKEYGCETTFIRLKDLIIHDCEGNYSENPAYCTYPCQSSMKYDDDQMQIVYDAILKNDILILATPIRWNNHSALIQKFVERMNTIENQYAWYGVQMIKNKVAGLIIIGHVDGVQHVAGNLLNFFSWLGFHIPEDAIASWVGENDEDTTKDWGLIEQNKYTQEDLANLITGALLLAYQLKNACADERSGHEL; encoded by the coding sequence ATGCCTGCCCCAATTGTCGGACGAAAGTTTGGTATCCATGCGATCCCTCCAATCACCAGAGAGCAATGCAGGACGATCAAAGTCCTCGGCATATCAGGGTCGAGCCGCCAGCAGCCCGGCATGAGCAAATCCGAACGGCTCCTCTTGCGTGCCCTTGAACAATACAAGGAGTATGGATGTGAAACAACCTTTATCCGGTTAAAAGACCTCATCATCCATGACTGCGAGGGGAATTATTCAGAGAACCCGGCGTATTGCACCTACCCCTGCCAGAGCTCGATGAAGTATGATGATGACCAGATGCAGATTGTGTACGATGCAATCTTAAAAAACGATATCCTGATCCTCGCCACACCAATCAGGTGGAATAACCATTCGGCATTAATCCAGAAATTTGTTGAACGGATGAATACAATCGAGAACCAGTATGCCTGGTATGGAGTCCAGATGATAAAAAACAAAGTCGCCGGGCTCATCATCATCGGGCATGTCGATGGTGTCCAGCATGTAGCCGGGAATCTCCTGAATTTTTTTTCATGGCTCGGGTTCCATATCCCCGAGGATGCGATCGCTTCGTGGGTGGGCGAGAATGATGAGGATACCACCAAGGACTGGGGGCTTATCGAGCAGAACAAATATACTCAGGAAGACCTTGCGAACCTGATCACCGGGGCTTTGCTGCTCGCGTACCAGTTGAAAAATGCCTGTGCCGACGAAAGATCCGGCCACGAATTGTAA
- a CDS encoding glutamate-1-semialdehyde 2,1-aminomutase yields the protein MKSSDLFALAQAIIPGGVSSPVRAIKPYPFYTARAQGPNLVTVDGQQLTDCCCAYGPLILGHAHPAIKRAIAEQLEGGWLYGTPVSSEPEFARLITGDHPGMDMVRFVSSGSEATMAAIRLARGFTKKKDIVKVEGGFHGAHDGVLVKAGSGATTLGIPDSAGVLADVVAHTRQVPYNNHEALESLLAKNDDIAAMIVEPVLGNIGLIPPDNNYLQEIRSITRAHDVLLIFDEVITGYRLGIGGAQVKYGVRPDLTTLGKIIGGGLPIGAFLGRKEIMELTAPSGPVYQAGTFSGNPLSLAAGIATVRWLHAHRNAYDELDKKTRAIEDGCSGKTNGSFIHLGSMFTYFFRPKPPCNYKEVKECDTAAFQQFWNRMLASGIFLPPSQFETNFLSVVHSDADIEKIIMAYRSCL from the coding sequence ATGAAAAGCAGTGACCTGTTTGCCCTGGCACAGGCAATAATTCCCGGGGGGGTTTCCAGTCCGGTCCGTGCCATCAAACCATACCCTTTCTATACTGCCCGGGCACAGGGTCCAAACCTTGTTACTGTAGACGGGCAGCAGCTGACAGACTGCTGTTGTGCCTACGGCCCGCTCATTCTCGGTCATGCTCACCCGGCGATCAAAAGGGCGATTGCGGAACAACTGGAAGGTGGCTGGCTCTATGGTACGCCGGTTTCCTCTGAACCGGAGTTTGCCCGCCTTATTACGGGCGACCACCCCGGCATGGACATGGTCCGCTTTGTATCGAGCGGTTCGGAAGCCACCATGGCGGCAATCCGTCTTGCGCGGGGTTTTACAAAGAAAAAGGACATCGTGAAAGTTGAGGGAGGGTTCCATGGCGCACATGACGGGGTGCTCGTAAAAGCCGGATCCGGTGCAACAACGCTCGGCATCCCGGATTCTGCCGGGGTTCTCGCGGATGTAGTCGCCCACACACGACAGGTCCCGTACAATAACCATGAAGCGCTGGAATCGCTGCTTGCAAAAAATGATGATATTGCAGCGATGATTGTCGAGCCGGTGCTGGGAAACATCGGCCTTATCCCTCCCGACAATAATTATCTGCAGGAAATCCGGTCGATCACCCGTGCACATGATGTCCTTTTGATTTTTGATGAAGTGATCACCGGATACAGGCTCGGTATAGGCGGAGCTCAGGTGAAGTACGGGGTCAGACCGGATCTGACTACGCTGGGCAAGATTATTGGCGGCGGGCTTCCAATCGGCGCTTTTTTGGGGAGAAAGGAGATCATGGAACTGACAGCCCCCTCAGGCCCGGTCTACCAGGCAGGTACGTTTTCGGGAAACCCGCTCTCGCTTGCGGCAGGTATTGCCACTGTCCGATGGTTGCATGCCCACAGGAATGCATACGACGAACTCGACAAAAAAACGCGTGCCATTGAGGATGGGTGCTCCGGTAAGACCAACGGCTCGTTCATCCATCTTGGATCAATGTTTACGTATTTTTTCCGGCCGAAACCACCATGCAATTATAAGGAAGTAAAGGAATGCGATACCGCTGCGTTCCAGCAGTTCTGGAACCGGATGCTTGCCTCGGGCATTTTCCTGCCGCCTTCCCAGTTTGAAACCAATTTTTTATCGGTTGTTCATTCCGATGCAGACATTGAAAAGATCATCATGGCGTACCGATCATGTCTTTAA